In the Chloroflexia bacterium SDU3-3 genome, one interval contains:
- a CDS encoding mercuric reductase, whose protein sequence is METHYHTIVIGSGQGGGPLATTLARAGHRTALVERAHIGGTCVNEGCTPTKTMVASARVAHLTRRGADYGVRSGGMSIDMVRVRERKRVIVDSFRGGSERQTYATPNLDVIWGDASFSGPRELRVALREGGTATLTADQIVISTGGRPAPLDVPGADMVPALDSTSIMELDSVPEHLVVVGGGYIALEFGQMFRRFGSHVTIIQRGAQLLPREDADIAQAVAGILHQDGVQVLLGASPTRVERLASGVRVVVRTASGGEREVDGSHLLVAAGRVPNTDTLNLAAAGIEADKHGFITVDGRLATSAPGVYAIGDVKGGPAFTHIAYDDFRILRANMLHGGEATADGRMVPYTVFTDPQLGRVGLTEREAREQGRRIKVASMPMSSVARALETDETRGLMKALVDADSGQILGCAILGVEGGEIMSMIQLAMMGGLPYTALRDATFAHPTFAESLNNLFTTIEE, encoded by the coding sequence ATGGAGACACACTACCACACCATCGTGATCGGGTCGGGGCAGGGCGGCGGGCCGCTGGCCACCACGCTCGCGCGGGCGGGCCACCGCACCGCGCTGGTGGAGCGCGCCCACATCGGCGGCACGTGCGTAAACGAGGGATGTACGCCCACCAAGACCATGGTGGCCAGCGCCAGGGTGGCCCACCTCACGCGGCGCGGCGCCGACTACGGCGTGCGCTCGGGCGGCATGTCGATCGACATGGTGCGGGTGCGCGAGCGCAAGCGCGTGATCGTCGACAGCTTCCGGGGCGGCAGCGAGCGCCAGACCTACGCCACCCCGAACCTGGATGTGATCTGGGGCGACGCCAGCTTCAGCGGGCCGAGAGAGCTGCGGGTGGCGCTGCGCGAGGGTGGCACCGCCACGCTCACCGCCGACCAGATCGTGATCAGTACGGGCGGCAGGCCAGCGCCGCTGGATGTGCCGGGGGCCGACATGGTGCCTGCGCTCGACTCGACCTCGATCATGGAGCTGGACAGCGTGCCCGAGCACCTGGTGGTGGTGGGCGGCGGCTACATCGCGCTGGAGTTCGGCCAGATGTTCCGCCGCTTCGGCAGCCACGTGACGATCATCCAGCGCGGGGCGCAGCTGCTGCCGCGCGAGGATGCCGATATCGCCCAGGCCGTGGCGGGCATCCTGCATCAGGATGGGGTGCAGGTGCTGCTGGGGGCCAGCCCCACCCGCGTGGAGCGGCTGGCCAGCGGGGTGCGCGTGGTGGTGCGCACCGCCTCGGGCGGCGAGCGCGAGGTGGATGGCTCGCACCTGCTGGTGGCCGCTGGCCGCGTGCCCAACACCGACACGCTGAACCTGGCCGCCGCAGGCATCGAGGCCGACAAGCACGGGTTCATCACGGTCGATGGGCGGCTGGCCACCAGCGCCCCGGGCGTCTACGCCATCGGCGATGTGAAGGGCGGCCCGGCCTTCACCCACATCGCCTACGACGACTTCCGGATCCTGCGCGCCAACATGCTGCACGGCGGCGAGGCCACGGCGGATGGCCGCATGGTGCCCTACACCGTGTTCACCGACCCGCAGCTTGGCCGCGTGGGCCTGACCGAGCGCGAGGCCCGCGAGCAGGGCCGCCGCATCAAGGTGGCATCCATGCCCATGTCGAGCGTGGCGCGCGCGCTGGAGACCGACGAGACGCGCGGGCTGATGAAGGCGCTGGTGGACGCCGACAGCGGCCAGATCCTGGGCTGCGCCATCCTGGGTGTGGAGGGCGGCGAGATCATGTCGATGATCCAGCTGGCCATGATGGGCGGGCTGCCCTACACGGCGCTGCGCGACGCCACCTTCGCCCACCCAACCTTCGCGGAGTCGCTCAATAACCTGTTCACGACCATCGAGGAGTAG
- a CDS encoding acetyl ornithine aminotransferase family protein, which produces MTTLESPASTPELLNTPGPRAQSLVARDQAVYTPAAGRVYPFAIERGEGCYVWDVDGNRYLDMNAGIAVVSAGHSHPRVVKAVQEQAAKFIHMAGTDFYSEPMVKFGEKLISLMPKSHEWQLFPTNSGTESVEAAVKLARYSTGRQGVIAFLSAFHGRTYGSLSLTASKPAQRGGFFPLVPGTFHGFYANPYRTPFGVPQESVAQICLDYIEKTLFQTVVPARDVAAIILESIQGEGGYVVPAPGFLPGLRALCDKYGILLICDEVQSGVGRTGKMWAFEHEGVVPDIVASAKGLGGGVPIGAMIARRELMERWEPGSHGNTYGGNALSCAAAYEVLSLVEEELTDNAARVGAYLMDGLRAMQARYPQIGDVRGRGLMVGIDLVKDPATKEPDKELSHNIADEAFRRGMLLLTCGASTIRLCPPLVITEAQVDEALAIFEATLKSLI; this is translated from the coding sequence GTGACAACTCTGGAATCGCCCGCATCCACCCCCGAACTGCTGAACACCCCAGGGCCTCGCGCCCAGTCGCTGGTCGCCCGCGATCAGGCCGTGTACACCCCCGCCGCTGGCCGCGTCTACCCCTTCGCGATCGAGCGCGGCGAGGGCTGCTACGTGTGGGATGTGGATGGCAACCGCTACCTGGACATGAACGCCGGCATCGCGGTGGTCTCCGCTGGGCACTCGCACCCGCGCGTGGTGAAGGCCGTGCAGGAGCAGGCCGCCAAGTTTATCCACATGGCCGGGACGGATTTCTACAGCGAGCCGATGGTGAAGTTTGGCGAGAAGCTGATCTCGCTGATGCCCAAGAGCCACGAGTGGCAGCTGTTCCCCACCAACTCGGGCACCGAGTCGGTAGAGGCGGCGGTGAAGCTGGCGCGCTACAGCACGGGCCGCCAGGGCGTGATCGCCTTCCTGAGCGCGTTCCACGGGCGCACCTACGGCTCGCTCTCGCTCACCGCATCCAAGCCCGCCCAGCGCGGCGGCTTCTTCCCGCTGGTGCCCGGCACCTTCCACGGCTTCTACGCCAACCCCTACCGCACGCCGTTTGGCGTGCCGCAGGAGAGCGTGGCCCAGATCTGCCTAGACTACATCGAGAAGACCCTGTTCCAAACGGTGGTGCCCGCCCGCGATGTGGCGGCGATCATCCTTGAGAGCATCCAGGGCGAGGGCGGCTACGTGGTGCCCGCCCCCGGCTTCTTGCCCGGCCTGCGCGCCCTGTGCGACAAGTACGGCATCCTGCTGATCTGCGACGAGGTGCAGAGCGGCGTGGGCCGCACCGGCAAGATGTGGGCGTTCGAGCACGAGGGCGTGGTGCCCGACATCGTGGCCTCGGCCAAGGGCCTGGGCGGCGGCGTGCCGATCGGCGCGATGATCGCCCGCCGCGAGCTGATGGAGCGCTGGGAGCCAGGCTCGCACGGCAACACCTACGGCGGCAACGCGCTCTCCTGCGCCGCCGCCTACGAGGTGCTCTCGCTGGTGGAGGAGGAGCTGACCGACAACGCGGCCCGCGTGGGCGCGTACCTGATGGATGGCCTGCGGGCGATGCAGGCGCGCTACCCGCAGATCGGCGACGTGCGCGGGCGCGGCCTGATGGTCGGCATCGACCTGGTGAAAGACCCGGCCACCAAGGAGCCGGACAAGGAGCTGTCGCACAACATCGCCGACGAGGCGTTCCGGCGCGGCATGCTGCTGCTCACCTGCGGCGCGTCCACCATCCGGCTCTGCCCGCCCCTGGTGATCACCGAGGCCCAGGTGGATGAGGCGCTGGCGATCTTCGAGGCCACGCTCAAGTCGCTGATCTAG
- a CDS encoding extracellular solute-binding protein — protein sequence MRHRALATIACAALLSACLGPQGQGEAPLDLPTPAPAPTIDQGPATISIMLDDFGKDAYGPLIDRFMQEHPDVHVAIVDWPENLDNVVEQHAEQAKLADISIAAILPTAISFWHKNGSPWLDLRPLMLADASFDASDFYTGTLDIASDGQHMYALPSERTFNLLVYNRKLADLSALEENGHIRWSDVASAARQATTHHDDKTPIVGFLDDMGVFATQAALKEAGLSDLTNTPIDDPTFEAVANDLADMVRSHALAVPNEKDTIDGRIQQATSGKVAIMLSTLLHGDSSDNFGYLPNVADGYATERSGSSFMISSGTAHPKQAWDLIAYLSRSESPSLEFMGPGTVPARRSVAERIGFWQSRRPDQARAIRTMLSRPPADISIQMRSRRKLFLLSQVLWLVQNKGYSNQRALAEAQASYERDQAEPTSTPLPTVVIAVNTPQPTAVAARRVRVGEIGMDRQALAALAQGFAQRQPGLSMDVERASMASGAPDLPALAAKYDCFIAPASAAITTPELLDLQPLLAADPAFHADDYPTGVLAPFQGGAAIRGLPLSVALPQLGYRPERVAAPAQGWTLGDLRQQAHAQPGGAAYGFAAPGYQTFFLQAWLEASGAQVAALEQGRVTPHLDAPDVREALADALSLLREDSPHRAVAGYAGHTSYEDGAQYDAAFWYADGESMPDGMAVAAFPAGAGGTRPRVRLGLAFFISARSANTDACWGLGRTLSEQTALFDGYPARRSVAQAFLSAAPQGSAQLYAAALPQLERADAALLAWDAFDDPRIDMYWLYRAADRALQGGDLRRELAEAQAHTQAYVDCAAGGGQPRQCAAQADPSYGQ from the coding sequence ATGCGACACCGCGCACTGGCCACGATCGCCTGCGCCGCGCTGCTCAGCGCCTGCCTTGGCCCGCAGGGGCAGGGCGAAGCGCCGCTGGACCTGCCCACACCCGCCCCCGCGCCCACCATAGACCAAGGCCCTGCCACCATCAGCATCATGCTCGACGACTTCGGAAAAGATGCCTACGGCCCGCTGATCGACCGCTTCATGCAGGAGCACCCCGATGTGCATGTGGCCATTGTGGATTGGCCCGAGAATCTCGACAATGTGGTCGAGCAGCATGCCGAACAGGCCAAGCTGGCTGATATCAGCATTGCCGCCATTCTGCCGACTGCTATCTCGTTCTGGCACAAAAATGGCAGCCCATGGCTCGACCTGCGCCCACTGATGCTAGCCGACGCCAGCTTCGACGCCAGCGACTTCTACACCGGCACGCTCGATATAGCCAGCGATGGCCAGCATATGTACGCGCTGCCATCCGAACGCACCTTCAATCTACTGGTCTACAACCGCAAGCTCGCCGACCTCTCCGCCCTGGAGGAGAATGGCCACATCCGCTGGTCGGATGTGGCCAGCGCCGCGCGGCAAGCTACTACTCATCATGATGACAAAACACCTATTGTCGGTTTCCTTGACGATATGGGGGTATTTGCAACGCAGGCGGCGCTCAAAGAGGCGGGCCTGAGCGACCTCACGAATACGCCGATCGACGACCCCACGTTCGAGGCGGTGGCCAACGACCTAGCCGACATGGTGCGCAGCCACGCCCTCGCTGTTCCCAATGAGAAAGACACAATAGATGGGAGGATCCAACAGGCTACGTCAGGAAAAGTTGCGATCATGCTTTCAACATTGCTTCATGGAGATAGCTCTGACAACTTCGGCTATCTACCAAATGTAGCAGATGGCTACGCTACCGAAAGGAGCGGAAGCTCCTTTATGATCAGCAGCGGCACGGCCCACCCCAAGCAGGCCTGGGATCTGATCGCCTACTTGAGCCGCAGCGAGTCGCCCAGTCTCGAATTCATGGGTCCGGGCACGGTGCCCGCCCGCCGCTCGGTGGCCGAGCGCATCGGCTTCTGGCAGTCGCGCCGCCCCGATCAGGCGCGGGCCATCCGCACCATGCTCAGCCGCCCACCTGCTGATATCTCGATACAGATGCGGTCGCGCAGGAAGCTGTTTTTGCTCAGCCAAGTGCTGTGGTTGGTGCAGAATAAGGGCTATAGCAACCAGCGCGCCCTGGCCGAGGCCCAGGCCAGCTATGAAAGAGATCAAGCCGAGCCGACCAGCACGCCCCTGCCCACGGTCGTCATCGCGGTCAACACGCCGCAGCCCACCGCCGTGGCCGCGCGGCGCGTGCGCGTGGGCGAGATCGGCATGGATCGGCAGGCCCTCGCCGCGCTGGCCCAGGGCTTCGCCCAGCGGCAGCCCGGACTGAGCATGGATGTGGAGCGCGCCAGCATGGCCAGCGGCGCGCCCGATCTGCCCGCGCTGGCCGCAAAGTACGACTGCTTCATTGCTCCCGCCAGCGCCGCAATCACCACCCCCGAGCTGCTCGACCTCCAGCCGCTGCTTGCCGCCGATCCCGCGTTCCACGCCGACGACTACCCGACTGGCGTGCTGGCCCCATTCCAAGGCGGCGCGGCCATACGCGGCCTGCCGCTGTCCGTGGCCCTGCCGCAGCTGGGCTACCGCCCCGAGCGCGTGGCCGCGCCCGCCCAGGGCTGGACGCTAGGCGACCTGCGCCAACAGGCCCACGCCCAGCCCGGCGGCGCGGCCTACGGCTTCGCCGCGCCCGGCTACCAGACCTTCTTCCTTCAGGCGTGGCTAGAGGCCTCGGGGGCGCAGGTGGCCGCGCTGGAGCAGGGCCGCGTGACGCCGCACCTGGATGCGCCCGACGTGCGCGAGGCCCTGGCCGACGCCCTGTCCCTGCTACGCGAGGACTCGCCCCACCGCGCGGTGGCGGGCTACGCCGGGCACACCAGCTACGAGGATGGCGCACAATATGACGCGGCCTTCTGGTACGCGGATGGGGAGAGCATGCCCGACGGCATGGCCGTGGCGGCCTTCCCCGCTGGCGCGGGCGGCACGCGGCCCCGCGTGCGGCTGGGGTTAGCCTTCTTCATCAGCGCGCGCTCGGCCAACACGGATGCGTGCTGGGGCCTAGGCCGCACGCTCAGCGAGCAGACCGCGCTATTTGATGGCTACCCCGCCCGCCGCTCGGTGGCGCAGGCCTTCCTCAGCGCCGCGCCCCAGGGCAGCGCCCAGCTGTACGCCGCCGCCCTGCCCCAGCTTGAGCGCGCCGACGCCGCCCTGCTGGCATGGGACGCCTTCGACGACCCCCGCATCGACATGTACTGGCTCTACCGCGCCGCCGACCGCGCCCTCCAGGGCGGCGATTTGCGCCGCGAACTGGCCGAAGCCCAGGCCCACACCCAGGCCTACGTCGACTGCGCGGCGGGCGGCGGCCAGCCCCGGCAGTGCGCCGCCCAGGCCGACCCCAGCTACGGCCAGTGA
- a CDS encoding ABC transporter ATP-binding protein, which produces MSIAIDQPVIEARGLQKRYGDTLAVKGVDLQVRPGEIFGFLGPNGAGKTTTIKMLIGLLRPSAGVASIGGHDIQREPIAAKSLIGYVPDQPYLPEKLTAREYLTFIAGLYQMDRAEARRRGEELLKLFGLEDRGDEFVGGFSHGMRQKTALAGALLHSPRAFFLDEPTVGLDPRSARLIKDILRGVADRGTSVFLTTHILEIAERMCDRVAIISGGTVIATGTLDELRAGSAGASLEDIFLKLTGGDEEAEIAAALA; this is translated from the coding sequence ATGAGCATAGCGATAGACCAGCCGGTGATCGAGGCGCGCGGCCTCCAGAAGCGCTACGGCGACACGCTGGCCGTAAAGGGCGTGGACCTGCAGGTGCGCCCTGGCGAGATCTTCGGCTTCCTGGGGCCAAATGGCGCTGGCAAGACCACCACGATCAAGATGCTGATCGGGCTGCTGCGCCCCAGCGCTGGCGTGGCCAGCATCGGCGGCCACGACATCCAGCGCGAGCCGATCGCCGCCAAATCGCTGATCGGCTATGTGCCCGACCAGCCCTACCTGCCCGAGAAGCTGACCGCCCGCGAGTACCTGACCTTCATCGCCGGGCTGTACCAGATGGACCGCGCCGAGGCGCGGCGGCGTGGCGAGGAGCTGCTGAAGCTGTTCGGGCTGGAAGATCGCGGCGACGAGTTCGTGGGCGGCTTCTCGCACGGCATGCGCCAGAAGACCGCGCTGGCCGGGGCGCTGCTGCACAGCCCGCGCGCCTTCTTCCTCGATGAGCCGACCGTGGGCCTCGACCCGCGCAGCGCCCGCCTGATCAAGGACATCCTGCGCGGCGTGGCCGACCGCGGCACCTCGGTGTTCCTCACCACCCACATCCTGGAGATCGCCGAGCGCATGTGCGACCGCGTGGCCATCATCAGCGGCGGCACCGTGATCGCCACCGGCACCCTGGATGAGCTGCGCGCCGGGAGCGCCGGGGCCAGCCTAGAGGACATCTTCCTCAAGCTCACCGGCGGCGACGAGGAGGCCGAGATCGCGGCGGCGCTAGCCTGA